Proteins from a single region of Oryza brachyantha chromosome 6, ObraRS2, whole genome shotgun sequence:
- the LOC102706717 gene encoding protein FAR1-RELATED SEQUENCE 5-like: protein MESSSATPWTPTQGKDVLPHKGDMDDLINSVAVDSAYGEAAAMDHAVITVDAIDAGVVAHLEQPSTPQPTSSPSIAESCKEHLKPMVGMIFDTLTDVEKFYKSYAHEAGFSVRVGQHKKQNEEILFKRYYCSREGYRKESMKDVTDESGKTKRKTPNVMETRCGCEAHIVVRLGSDKKYRISSIVEEHSHGFVSPDKRHLLRSNRAVSERAKSTLFSCHKASIGTSQAFRLLQVSDGGFHNVGCTLRDLQNYYRDLRGKIKDADAQMFVGQLERKKEVNPAFFYEFMVDKQGRLVRVFWADAICRKNCSVFGDVISVDSTYTTNQYNMKFMPFTGVNHHLQSVFLGAAFLADEKIESFVWLFQTFLKATGGVVPRLIITDEDASMKAAIAQILPNTIHRLCMWHIMEKVPEKVGPSIRQDGEFWDRLHKCVWGSEDSDDFESQWNFIMAKYGLIGNEWFSTKFDIRELFFDDEGNLLDEKAKDPMEVETRKKISDSRNKFEDLIQMAKNSEQGIEFLYSSLSNLEEPLQKIIPAATVNKQDEFESFLGSKILDEVKIHPPNDIKSKGRCKRIKKSKEKTAQKNASVENASK from the exons ATGGAGTCCTCTTCCGCGACGCCATGGACTCCTACACAAGGAAAGGACGTACTGCCCCACAAGGGTGACATGGATGATTTGATCAACTCCG TCGCCGTTGATTCTGCCTACGGTgaggccgccgccatggatcATGCCGTCATCACCGTTGATGCCATCGACGCCGGAGTTGTAGCCCACCTTGAACAACCAAGTACACCACAGCCAACATCTTCTCCGAGTATAGCAGAAAGTTGCAAAGAACATTTGAAGCCTATGGTTGGAATGATATTTGATACACTTACAGATGTGgagaaattttacaaatcGTATGCACATGAAGCTGGTTTCTCTGTTCGTGTTGGTCAGCACAAGAAGCAAAATGAGGAAATATTATTCAAGCGGTATTACTGTTCAAGGGAAGGGTACAGAAAGGAGAGCATGAAAGATGTTACTGATGAAtctggaaaaacaaaaagaaagacaCCAAATGTGATGGAAACCAGATGTGGCTGTGAAGCACATATTGTTGTCAGGCTTGGCAGTGACAAGAAGTATCGAATATCTTCAATTGTTGAGGAGCACAGCCATGGTTTTGTGTCGCCAGATAAGAGGCACTTGCTAAGATCCAACCGTGCTGTTAGTGAGAGGGCAAAGAGTACTTTGTTCAGTTGTCATAAGGCTAGCATTGGCACGTCCCAGGCATTTCGACTTCTCCAAGTCAGTGACGGTGGATTTCATAATGTTGGGTGCACACTGAGGGATTTGCAGAACTATTACCGTGACCTGAGGGGCAAAATAAAGGATGCTGATGCACAAATGTTTGTAGGACAACTTGAGCGAAAGAAGGAAGTAAATCCTGCCTTCTTTTATGAGTTTATGGTGGATAAACAAGGACGACTTGTTCGTGTCTTTTGGGCAGATGCCATATGCAGGAAAAACTGTAGTGTTTTTGGTGATGTGATTTCGGTAGATTCAACATATACCACTAACCAATATAATATGAAGTTTATGCCATTTACTGGAGTCAATCATCACTTGCAAAGTGTTTTCCTTGGGGCAGCATTCTTGGCTGATGAAAAGATTGAGTCATTTGTATGGTTGTTTCAAACCTTTCTTAAGGCTACGGGGGGAGTAGTACCTCGTCTAATCATAACAGATGAAGATGCAAGCATGAAGGCTGCTATTGCTCAGATTCTACCAAATACAATTCATAGACTTTGCATGTGGCATATCATGGAAAAGGTACCTGAGAAGGTTGGGCCCTCCATAAGACAGGATGGTGAGTTCTGGGATAGATTACACAAGTGTGTTTGGGGCTCCGAGGATTCAGATGATTTTGAGTCTCAATGGAATTTTATCATGGCAAAATATGGGCTCATTGGAAATGAATGGTTTTCCACAAAGTTTGATATTCG AGAACTATTTTTTGACGACGAAGGTAACCTTCTGGATGAAAAGGCTAAAGATCCTATGGAGGTAGAAACGcggaaaaaaatttcagattcaCGCAACAAGTTTGAAGATCTTATCCAAATGGCCAAGAACTCTGAACAAGGGATAGAGTTTTTATATTCTAGTTTATCCAACCTTGAAGAACCTCTCCAAAAGATTATTCCTGCTGCTACAGTTAATAAACAGGATGAGTTTGAATCATTCCTTGGCAGCAAAATTCTAGATGAAGTCAAGATACATCCACCAAATGATATCAAGTCCAAAGGGCGATGCAAAAGAATTAAGAAGAGCAAGGAGAAGACGGCACAAAAAAACGCAAGTGTGGAAAATGCAAGCAAGTAG